In Amycolatopsis coloradensis, one genomic interval encodes:
- a CDS encoding acyl-CoA desaturase, translating into MTGLQDKLTPAQVEEFGREMDEVRQRIVADLGQADVDYIHNVIKTQRALEVAGRGLLFAGFFPPAWVAGVTALSVAKILDNMEIGHNVMHGQYDWTRDPALSSQKFEWDTVAPSENWRHSHNYIHHTYTNILDKDRDIGYGVLRMDPAQKWNPYYLGNPVYATLLALFFQWGVMLHDLEVDRVVKGERTWAENKPVLRKIVRKAGRQVGKDYVLFPLLTGPLAPLTFLGNATANLTRNLWAFSIIFCGHFPADVESFTEEETENESRGQWYLRQILGSANITGGKLFHIMTGNLSHQIEHHLFPDIPARRYPEIAGEVRAICEKYGLPYNTGPLHKQLFSVAKKIVKLALPWNGEPRTPATVESDKTLRAA; encoded by the coding sequence ATGACCGGCTTGCAGGACAAGCTCACCCCCGCCCAGGTCGAGGAGTTCGGCCGCGAGATGGACGAGGTCCGGCAGCGGATCGTCGCCGATCTCGGCCAGGCCGACGTCGACTACATCCACAACGTCATCAAGACCCAGCGCGCGCTCGAGGTCGCCGGCCGCGGGCTGCTGTTCGCCGGGTTCTTCCCGCCGGCGTGGGTCGCCGGGGTGACCGCGCTCTCGGTGGCGAAGATCCTCGACAACATGGAGATCGGCCACAACGTCATGCACGGCCAGTACGACTGGACGCGCGACCCGGCGCTGAGCTCGCAGAAGTTCGAATGGGACACCGTCGCGCCGTCGGAGAACTGGCGACACTCCCACAACTACATCCACCACACGTACACGAACATCCTCGACAAGGACCGCGACATCGGTTACGGCGTCCTGCGGATGGACCCGGCGCAGAAGTGGAACCCGTACTACCTGGGCAACCCGGTGTACGCGACGCTGCTCGCGCTGTTCTTCCAGTGGGGCGTCATGCTGCACGACCTCGAGGTCGACCGGGTCGTCAAGGGCGAACGCACCTGGGCCGAGAACAAGCCGGTGCTGCGGAAGATCGTGCGCAAGGCGGGCCGTCAGGTCGGCAAGGACTACGTGCTCTTCCCGCTGCTGACCGGTCCGCTCGCGCCGCTGACCTTCCTCGGCAACGCCACCGCGAACCTGACCCGCAACCTGTGGGCGTTCTCGATCATCTTCTGCGGGCACTTCCCCGCCGACGTCGAGAGCTTCACCGAGGAGGAGACCGAGAACGAGTCGCGGGGCCAGTGGTACCTGCGGCAGATCCTCGGCTCGGCGAACATCACCGGCGGCAAGCTCTTCCACATCATGACCGGGAACCTCTCGCACCAGATCGAGCACCACCTGTTCCCGGACATCCCGGCTCGCCGCTACCCGGAGATCGCGGGCGAGGTGCGGGCGATCTGCGAGAAGTACGGCCTGCCGTACAACACCGGCCCCCTGCACAAGCAGCTGTTCTCGGTGGCGAAGAAGATCGTGAAACTGGCCCTTCCGTGGAACGGTGAGCCCCGCACTCCGGCTACCGTGGAGAGCGACAAGACCCTCCGAGCGGCTTAA
- a CDS encoding ferredoxin reductase: MTALVPRRARRLASLAEALLTPHGMDRYLELVDPMLVRREIRGLVTDVRRQTPDTVTLTIRPSRAWRGHIAGQYVRVTVEIDGVRRTRCYSPAGSEHDESLELTIKADPQGLVSRHLNRTVTIGSVLGLSTPDGEFTLPSPRPRRILLLSGGSGITPVLSMLRTLADEKHEGDLAFLHYSNGAEDALYRAELADLARRLPGLRVVHAFTHAKTGGDLHGFFSKEHLAETAPWYPDAETFLCGPKPLMDSVREVFEADGLGAHLHTEEFTPPALTFDTENAEGQVRFARSGREFANSGKPLLEQAEEAGLSPEHGCRMGICFSCTQIKTSGCVRNAKTGETSSEENEEIQLCISVPVGDVEINA; this comes from the coding sequence ATGACGGCACTGGTACCGCGCAGGGCCAGGCGGCTGGCCTCGCTGGCCGAGGCCCTGCTCACGCCCCATGGCATGGACCGCTACCTCGAACTCGTCGATCCGATGCTGGTCCGCCGTGAGATCCGCGGCCTGGTCACCGACGTCCGGCGGCAGACGCCCGACACGGTCACGCTGACCATCCGGCCGAGCCGCGCCTGGCGCGGACACATCGCGGGCCAGTACGTGCGGGTGACCGTCGAGATCGACGGCGTCCGCCGGACCCGCTGCTACTCGCCCGCCGGTTCGGAGCACGATGAATCACTGGAACTGACCATCAAGGCCGACCCGCAGGGACTCGTCTCGCGGCACCTGAACCGCACGGTCACCATCGGTTCGGTGCTCGGACTGTCCACTCCGGACGGCGAGTTCACCCTGCCATCGCCGAGGCCCCGGCGGATCCTGCTGCTGAGCGGCGGAAGCGGGATCACCCCCGTCCTGTCGATGCTGCGCACGCTGGCGGACGAGAAGCACGAGGGCGATCTCGCCTTCCTGCACTACTCCAACGGCGCCGAAGACGCGCTCTACCGCGCCGAGCTCGCCGACCTCGCGCGCCGCCTGCCGGGACTGCGGGTGGTACACGCGTTCACTCACGCCAAGACCGGCGGCGACCTGCACGGGTTCTTCTCGAAGGAACACCTCGCCGAGACCGCGCCGTGGTACCCCGACGCCGAAACCTTCCTGTGCGGTCCGAAGCCGCTGATGGATTCGGTCCGCGAAGTGTTCGAGGCGGACGGCTTGGGTGCACATCTGCACACCGAGGAGTTCACTCCGCCGGCGCTCACTTTCGACACCGAGAACGCCGAAGGGCAGGTGCGGTTCGCGCGCAGCGGCCGCGAGTTCGCCAACTCCGGGAAACCGTTGCTGGAGCAGGCCGAAGAGGCGGGGCTCAGCCCGGAACACGGCTGCCGGATGGGCATCTGCTTCTCCTGCACGCAGATCAAGACCTCCGGCTGTGTGCGCAACGCCAAGACCGGCGAGACCTCGAGCGAAGAGAACGAAGAGATCCAGCTCTGCATCTCCGTCCCGGTCGGGGACGTCGAGATCAACGCTTAG
- a CDS encoding TetR family transcriptional regulator codes for MSDTAEAITLSVVTTEPVSRQERKQRTRQALLDAALDLVAERGFSGLSLREVAKQAGIVPTAFYRHFASMDELGVALVEESMRTLRTMIRSARTKPAAYNDMIRTSVRILREHVRAHEDHFHFLTRERYGGTGPVRQAIAFELKLFVSELAVDLARFDFLRDWSTEDLHLLADLIVTTMLTTVLELLETPSRDDEIVRTAERRLRLIFLGVPNWRSVP; via the coding sequence GTGAGTGATACCGCCGAGGCGATTACGCTGTCCGTCGTGACAACGGAGCCCGTTTCCCGGCAGGAGCGCAAGCAGCGCACGCGGCAGGCGCTGCTGGACGCCGCCCTGGATCTGGTGGCGGAACGAGGGTTCTCCGGGCTCAGCCTGCGCGAGGTGGCGAAGCAGGCCGGGATCGTGCCGACGGCGTTCTACCGCCATTTCGCGTCGATGGACGAACTGGGCGTGGCGCTCGTCGAGGAGTCGATGCGCACGCTGCGCACGATGATCCGGTCGGCACGCACCAAACCGGCCGCGTACAACGACATGATCAGGACGTCCGTGCGCATCCTGCGCGAGCACGTACGCGCGCACGAGGACCACTTCCATTTCCTGACCAGGGAGCGTTACGGCGGCACGGGACCGGTCCGGCAGGCGATCGCGTTCGAACTCAAGCTCTTCGTCAGCGAACTCGCCGTCGACCTCGCGCGGTTCGACTTCCTCCGCGACTGGAGCACCGAGGATCTGCATCTGCTCGCCGACCTGATCGTGACGACCATGCTCACGACGGTGCTGGAGTTGCTGGAAACGCCTTCGCGTGACGACGAGATCGTGCGCACGGCCGAACGGCGGTTGCGGCTGATCTTTCTGGGGGTGCCGAACTGGCGCAGCGTTCCGTGA
- a CDS encoding Re/Si-specific NAD(P)(+) transhydrogenase subunit alpha, whose amino-acid sequence MAAENEQLTVGVVRETGQGERRIALVPKLIERVSGRGLRVVVEPGAGAGALLADETFEQAGAVIGDPWDADIVVKVAPPSAAEVAKLKQGTILIGFLNPRGDPEGIAALESAGVRAFAVEAIPRISRAQAMDALSSQSSVAGYRAVLLAAEKLTRFFPMLTTAAGTVPPAKVLVLGAGVAGLQALATAKRLGAQTTGYDVRPEVGEQVKSLGAKFLDLGIEAVGEGGYARELTDEEKAEQQRRLTEAITRFDVVITTALVPGRRAPVLVTADAVKGMPAGGVVVDLAGESGGNCELTKPGEEVVEHDVTICSPLNLAAEMPAHSSELYARNVTELLELLVDKEGKLALDFSDEIVAGACVAGKEEGGE is encoded by the coding sequence GTGGCGGCAGAGAACGAGCAGCTCACGGTCGGTGTCGTCCGGGAAACCGGACAAGGTGAACGCCGTATCGCGCTGGTACCGAAACTCATCGAGCGCGTCTCCGGACGCGGACTGCGGGTGGTGGTCGAGCCCGGCGCGGGCGCCGGCGCGCTGCTCGCCGACGAGACCTTCGAGCAGGCGGGCGCGGTGATCGGCGATCCGTGGGATGCCGACATCGTGGTGAAGGTGGCGCCTCCGAGCGCGGCCGAAGTCGCGAAGCTCAAACAGGGCACCATTCTCATCGGCTTCCTGAATCCGAGGGGTGATCCGGAGGGGATAGCGGCGCTCGAATCGGCGGGGGTCCGCGCCTTCGCCGTCGAGGCGATCCCGCGGATCTCCCGTGCGCAGGCGATGGACGCGCTGTCGTCGCAGAGCAGCGTCGCGGGCTATCGCGCGGTCTTGCTGGCCGCGGAGAAGCTCACCCGCTTCTTCCCGATGCTCACCACCGCCGCCGGGACGGTGCCACCGGCGAAGGTGCTCGTGCTCGGCGCCGGTGTCGCCGGGCTGCAGGCCTTGGCGACGGCGAAACGGCTCGGCGCGCAGACCACCGGGTACGACGTCCGGCCCGAGGTCGGCGAGCAGGTGAAGTCGCTCGGCGCGAAATTCCTCGACCTCGGCATCGAGGCGGTCGGTGAAGGCGGGTACGCCCGCGAGCTGACCGACGAGGAAAAGGCCGAGCAGCAACGCAGGCTCACCGAGGCGATCACGAGGTTCGACGTCGTGATCACCACCGCGCTCGTCCCCGGCCGCCGGGCGCCGGTCCTCGTCACCGCCGACGCGGTGAAGGGAATGCCCGCCGGCGGTGTCGTGGTCGACCTCGCCGGAGAGTCCGGCGGCAACTGTGAACTGACGAAACCGGGTGAGGAGGTCGTCGAGCACGACGTCACCATCTGCTCGCCGCTCAACCTCGCCGCGGAGATGCCCGCGCATTCCAGCGAGCTCTACGCGCGCAACGTCACCGAGTTGCTCGAACTGCTCGTCGACAAGGAAGGCAAGCTCGCGCTCGACTTCTCCGACGAGATCGTCGCCGGGGCCTGCGTGGCCGGAAAAGAAGAAGGAGGCGAGTGA
- a CDS encoding NAD(P) transhydrogenase subunit alpha, translating into MLVGSLAILVLAGFVGFTVISKVPNTLHTPLMSGTNAIHGIVLLGGLIVLGLGVDGVLNKILLVIAIAFGTINVVGGFLVTDRMLSMFKAKKPEDGGDK; encoded by the coding sequence ATGCTCGTAGGCAGTTTGGCGATCCTCGTACTCGCCGGATTCGTGGGCTTCACGGTCATCTCCAAGGTGCCCAACACGTTGCACACCCCGCTCATGTCGGGCACCAACGCGATCCACGGCATCGTCCTGCTCGGCGGGCTGATCGTGCTCGGCCTCGGGGTCGACGGCGTACTGAACAAGATCCTGCTGGTGATCGCGATCGCCTTCGGCACGATCAACGTGGTCGGCGGCTTCCTCGTCACCGACCGGATGCTCTCGATGTTCAAGGCGAAGAAGCCGGAAGACGGTGGTGACAAGTGA
- a CDS encoding NAD(P)(+) transhydrogenase (Re/Si-specific) subunit beta, whose amino-acid sequence MTTFIAVLYIISFALFIYGLMGLTGPRTAVRGNWIAAVGMGIAVIATLLTPGMGNWLLIALGVAIGVVVGVPSARKVKMTAMPQMVALFNGVGGGAVALIAWVEFRTTEGYAHEPAYVAIASLFAAIVGSVSFWGSNIAFGKLQELISGRPITLGKLQQPVNALVLIAAIVLAVVIASGGDAELLMIGLLVAAGVLGVVVVLPIGGADMPVVISLLNALTGLSAAAMGLALDNTALIVAGMIVGASGSILTNLMAKAMNRSIPAIVAGGFGGGTAVASGGSGEVRPVRSTSASDTAIQMAYANKVVVVPGYGMAVAQAQHVVREMAKLLEAKGITVAYAIHPVAGRMPGHMNVLLAEADVPYEQLKEMDEINSEFAQTDVALVIGANDVTNPAAETDPGSPIYGMPILKVNHSRSVIVLKRSMSSGFAGIDNELFYDAKTSMLFGDAKSSVGEIVEELKAL is encoded by the coding sequence GTGACGACCTTCATCGCCGTCCTCTACATCATTTCCTTCGCGCTGTTCATCTACGGCCTCATGGGCCTGACCGGTCCGCGCACCGCGGTGCGCGGCAACTGGATCGCCGCGGTCGGCATGGGCATCGCGGTGATCGCGACACTGCTGACGCCGGGCATGGGCAACTGGCTGCTCATCGCGCTCGGCGTCGCGATCGGTGTCGTCGTCGGCGTGCCGTCCGCGCGCAAGGTGAAGATGACCGCGATGCCGCAGATGGTGGCGCTGTTCAACGGCGTCGGCGGCGGAGCGGTCGCGCTCATCGCGTGGGTCGAGTTCCGCACCACCGAGGGCTACGCGCACGAGCCCGCGTACGTCGCGATCGCGTCGTTGTTCGCCGCGATCGTCGGTTCGGTGTCCTTCTGGGGCTCGAACATCGCGTTCGGGAAACTGCAGGAACTCATCTCCGGCCGCCCGATCACGCTGGGCAAACTGCAGCAGCCGGTGAACGCCCTGGTGCTGATCGCCGCGATCGTGCTCGCGGTCGTCATCGCGAGCGGCGGTGACGCCGAACTGCTGATGATCGGCCTGCTGGTCGCGGCGGGCGTGCTCGGCGTGGTGGTCGTGCTGCCGATCGGCGGCGCGGACATGCCGGTCGTCATCTCGTTGCTGAACGCGCTCACCGGATTGTCGGCCGCGGCCATGGGGCTCGCGCTCGACAACACCGCGCTGATCGTGGCGGGCATGATCGTCGGCGCTTCGGGTTCGATCCTGACGAACCTGATGGCGAAGGCGATGAACCGGTCGATCCCGGCCATCGTCGCCGGCGGGTTCGGCGGCGGCACGGCGGTCGCGAGCGGTGGATCCGGCGAGGTCCGGCCGGTCCGCAGCACCAGCGCGTCCGACACCGCGATCCAGATGGCGTACGCCAACAAGGTCGTGGTCGTGCCCGGCTACGGCATGGCCGTCGCGCAGGCGCAGCACGTGGTCCGCGAGATGGCAAAACTGCTGGAGGCCAAGGGGATCACGGTCGCGTACGCCATCCACCCGGTGGCGGGCCGGATGCCGGGGCATATGAACGTGCTCCTCGCCGAGGCCGACGTCCCGTACGAGCAGCTCAAGGAGATGGACGAGATCAACTCCGAGTTCGCCCAGACCGACGTCGCGCTGGTGATCGGCGCGAACGACGTCACGAACCCGGCCGCGGAGACCGATCCGGGCTCGCCCATCTACGGGATGCCGATCCTCAAGGTGAACCACAGCCGGTCGGTGATCGTGCTCAAACGCTCGATGAGCTCGGGCTTCGCCGGCATCGACAACGAGCTCTTCTACGATGCGAAGACCAGCATGCTCTTCGGCGACGCCAAATCGTCGGTGGGCGAGATCGTGGAGGAACTCAAAGCACTGTGA
- a CDS encoding lipoate--protein ligase family protein: MIGPSEVVASFDDPADNLAFDEALLRAAPEAPVLWIWRNTDCVVVGRGQKIEREVKADVCASDGVPVLRRASGGGTVFHDPGNLNITLVLPGPSDRPLEALGELMTATVAELGLPSRLGDRGLFVGDAKLCGFAVFRTRTGLLAHSTLLVSTAAERVGRYLTSAPSDPRPLDSHRSPVASLAEHGLRKGVAEVTAAVRVAAAARLGELTIRKPSAEELERHRSLQYTRYHYQEWHAKGAQRSGS; the protein is encoded by the coding sequence GTGATCGGTCCCTCGGAAGTCGTCGCCTCGTTCGACGACCCGGCCGACAACCTCGCGTTCGACGAAGCCCTCCTGCGTGCCGCACCGGAGGCGCCGGTCCTGTGGATCTGGCGCAACACCGACTGTGTGGTCGTGGGGCGGGGGCAGAAGATCGAACGCGAGGTCAAGGCCGACGTCTGCGCGAGCGACGGCGTCCCGGTGCTGCGCCGGGCCAGCGGCGGCGGCACCGTGTTCCACGATCCCGGCAATCTCAACATCACGCTCGTCCTGCCGGGACCGTCGGACAGACCGTTGGAAGCACTCGGGGAACTGATGACCGCGACGGTGGCCGAACTCGGGCTGCCGTCGCGGCTCGGTGATCGCGGCCTGTTCGTCGGTGACGCGAAGCTGTGCGGTTTCGCCGTGTTCCGGACGAGAACGGGCTTGCTCGCGCATTCCACGCTGCTCGTCTCGACCGCGGCGGAACGGGTCGGCCGGTATCTCACTTCGGCACCCTCGGATCCCCGGCCGCTCGACTCCCATCGGAGCCCGGTCGCGTCGCTCGCCGAGCATGGCCTGCGCAAAGGTGTTGCCGAAGTCACGGCCGCGGTCCGCGTGGCGGCGGCCGCGCGACTGGGTGAACTCACCATCCGGAAGCCCTCGGCCGAGGAGCTGGAGCGACACCGCTCGCTCCAGTACACGCGGTACCACTACCAGGAATGGCATGCCAAGGGCGCTCAGCGTTCGGGCTCGTGA
- a CDS encoding Lsr2 dimerization domain-containing protein, with translation MARNTAVHLLDDLTGEAAEETVAFGLDGIAYDIDLSADNATALREILRAYVENGRRIGGRKLRPRVVQRPKGARVAKSTPKTAATAAKAEAKTAAKPGRKPASKGVAGRKPAAKAAPKTAAAKTTAAKAEAKAPAKTTAKATAAKAKSARGTAAKTATSAKAPAGRAKTAAATKTTAKAAPKVTAKTTAAKAAPKAAAAKTTAAKAAPKAAAKAPVKKAAEPKKTTRTARKVPAVTFSATEK, from the coding sequence ATGGCCAGGAACACTGCTGTGCATTTGCTGGATGATCTGACCGGCGAGGCGGCCGAAGAAACGGTCGCTTTCGGTTTGGACGGAATCGCTTACGACATCGACCTGTCGGCCGACAACGCCACCGCACTCCGGGAAATCCTGCGTGCCTATGTGGAGAACGGCCGCCGGATCGGCGGACGCAAGCTGCGGCCGCGGGTCGTGCAGCGGCCCAAGGGCGCGCGCGTGGCCAAGTCGACCCCGAAGACCGCGGCCACCGCCGCGAAGGCCGAGGCGAAGACGGCCGCGAAGCCGGGCCGCAAGCCCGCCTCGAAGGGTGTCGCGGGCCGCAAGCCCGCCGCCAAGGCCGCTCCCAAGACCGCCGCCGCGAAGACCACCGCCGCCAAGGCGGAGGCCAAGGCTCCTGCCAAGACCACGGCGAAAGCCACTGCCGCCAAGGCGAAGTCGGCCCGCGGCACGGCGGCGAAGACCGCCACCTCGGCCAAGGCTCCGGCCGGTCGCGCGAAGACCGCCGCCGCGACCAAGACCACGGCCAAGGCGGCGCCGAAGGTCACGGCCAAGACGACAGCCGCGAAGGCCGCTCCGAAGGCAGCTGCCGCGAAGACGACGGCTGCCAAGGCCGCACCGAAGGCCGCCGCCAAGGCTCCGGTGAAGAAAGCCGCGGAGCCGAAGAAGACCACGCGCACAGCCCGCAAGGTGCCCGCCGTGACTTTCTCGGCCACGGAAAAATAG
- a CDS encoding NAD(P)/FAD-dependent oxidoreductase, with the protein MIVIGGGPVGEVAAERAARGGLRVALVEHERFGGECSYWACIPSKALLRPGNLLAAAKRVPGVPVGDTVDPGEVFARRDWFTGKGDDTGQVKWAEGAGIVPIRGHGRITGEREITVDGGDVLTARHAVIVATGSVPRTPSIPGLDTASPWGSREATSAEKVPGRLGVLGGGVVGVEMAQAFATLGAEVHLIISGERPLPRLPEFAGDAVVAGLREAGVTVHTGSGLDSVSAVDDGKELALKGGERLVVDELLVATGRRPATDGLGVETLGLEAGAPLTTDDNGRVSAVDGGWLFAVGDVTGRAPLTHQGKYAARAAGDAVAAQAAGKPVDSAAWSAHSATADHHAIPQVVFTDPEVASVGLAGPEEGKPHRVVDIDIAVAGSSLHADGYAGKARIVVDTERGVLLGATFVGQDVAELLHAATIAIVGEVPLSRLWHAVPSFPTISEVWLRLLEAYGL; encoded by the coding sequence GTGATCGTGATCGGAGGCGGCCCGGTCGGCGAGGTGGCCGCCGAACGGGCAGCGCGGGGCGGCCTGCGGGTCGCGCTCGTCGAACACGAACGCTTCGGCGGCGAATGTTCTTACTGGGCCTGTATTCCGAGCAAGGCACTGCTGCGGCCGGGGAACCTCCTCGCCGCCGCCAAACGGGTTCCCGGCGTCCCCGTTGGCGACACGGTCGACCCGGGCGAGGTGTTCGCGCGCCGGGACTGGTTCACCGGCAAGGGAGACGACACCGGACAGGTCAAGTGGGCGGAAGGCGCCGGGATCGTCCCGATCCGCGGCCACGGGCGGATCACCGGTGAGCGGGAGATCACGGTCGACGGCGGTGACGTGCTGACCGCGCGGCACGCCGTGATCGTCGCCACGGGCAGCGTCCCGCGGACACCGTCGATCCCCGGGCTGGACACCGCTTCCCCGTGGGGTTCGCGAGAGGCGACTTCGGCGGAGAAGGTTCCGGGCCGCCTCGGCGTACTGGGCGGCGGTGTAGTCGGTGTCGAAATGGCACAGGCCTTCGCCACGCTCGGCGCCGAAGTCCACCTGATCATCTCGGGTGAACGTCCTTTGCCTCGGCTGCCGGAGTTCGCGGGAGACGCCGTCGTCGCGGGTCTCCGTGAAGCCGGGGTCACCGTGCACACGGGTTCCGGTCTCGACTCCGTGTCCGCTGTGGACGACGGTAAGGAATTGGCCTTGAAAGGCGGTGAGCGGTTGGTCGTCGACGAGTTGCTCGTCGCCACCGGGCGGCGCCCGGCGACCGACGGACTCGGCGTCGAGACGCTGGGGCTCGAAGCGGGCGCGCCGCTCACCACGGACGACAACGGCCGGGTGTCCGCTGTGGACGGTGGCTGGCTGTTCGCCGTCGGCGACGTCACCGGCCGGGCGCCCCTGACCCATCAGGGCAAATACGCGGCCAGGGCCGCGGGCGACGCGGTTGCGGCGCAGGCCGCGGGCAAGCCCGTCGACTCCGCCGCGTGGAGCGCGCACAGCGCCACGGCCGATCACCACGCCATCCCGCAGGTCGTGTTCACCGACCCGGAGGTCGCTTCGGTCGGGCTCGCCGGGCCGGAGGAGGGCAAGCCGCACCGCGTCGTCGACATCGACATCGCGGTGGCCGGTTCGTCACTGCACGCGGACGGTTACGCGGGCAAGGCGCGGATCGTCGTCGACACCGAACGCGGCGTCCTGCTCGGCGCGACCTTCGTCGGGCAGGACGTGGCGGAACTGCTGCACGCGGCGACGATCGCGATCGTCGGCGAGGTCCCGCTGTCGAGGCTGTGGCACGCGGTCCCGTCGTTCCCGACGATCAGCGAGGTGTGGCTGCGTCTGCTGGAGGCGTACGGGCTCTAG
- a CDS encoding S8 family peptidase — protein sequence MAAFRHWRRRAALVVALLAVPAAGMAPAQAAGPLAPVAPGLSRLLSTATGATEVTALVHAEDIATAERAARAAGLKKITSFAKIGVVAVRGTADQVRAVRGAAGVTYVEGNEKLKAHGSAGTTATRSLQTQTQLKDAGGAPVDGRGVSVAIIDTGVDPTHPAFKGADGKTRVVRNLKSLCLDGTTTNCIVDVPTSVDTDTLSLGGHGTHVTGIAAGNRLTLADGTKVGGSAPGSKIVSVSTGAALLVLGTDAALNWVLENHKAPCGAGVAASVCPPIKVTNNSYGPSGGGAFDPNSATVKLQRALAAEGVVTVWANGNDGGDGSANLSNPPGQDQTPGVLSAASFNDQGTGTRDGTVSDFSSRGLKTDQASWPDVSAPGENILSACRPTQPICTQGLQPKNGPGLLDLGTYNVISGTSMAAPQITGIVAQLFQVAPNASPGDIEAAIKGTAYKFANGSPYVASGPYTSSFDKGAGLVDTFAAAKSLGAQG from the coding sequence ATGGCCGCATTTCGCCACTGGCGTCGACGTGCAGCACTCGTCGTCGCCCTGCTAGCCGTCCCGGCCGCGGGGATGGCCCCCGCGCAGGCCGCGGGACCGCTCGCACCCGTCGCCCCCGGACTCTCCCGGCTGCTCTCGACCGCCACCGGCGCCACGGAGGTGACCGCGCTCGTGCACGCCGAGGACATCGCCACCGCCGAACGCGCCGCCCGCGCGGCCGGGCTCAAGAAGATCACCTCGTTCGCGAAGATCGGCGTCGTCGCCGTCCGGGGCACGGCGGACCAGGTGCGCGCGGTCCGCGGGGCCGCCGGGGTCACCTACGTCGAAGGCAACGAGAAGCTCAAGGCACACGGCAGCGCCGGCACCACGGCGACGCGAAGCCTCCAGACCCAGACGCAGCTCAAGGACGCCGGTGGCGCTCCCGTGGACGGCAGGGGCGTCTCGGTCGCGATCATCGACACCGGCGTCGACCCGACGCATCCGGCCTTCAAGGGCGCCGACGGCAAGACACGGGTGGTGCGCAACCTCAAGAGCCTCTGCCTGGACGGCACCACCACGAACTGCATCGTCGACGTCCCGACCTCCGTCGACACCGACACCCTCTCCTTGGGCGGCCACGGCACGCATGTCACCGGCATCGCCGCCGGGAACCGGCTGACGCTGGCCGACGGCACCAAGGTCGGCGGCTCCGCGCCGGGCTCGAAGATCGTTTCGGTCTCGACCGGGGCCGCGCTGCTCGTGCTCGGCACGGACGCGGCGCTGAACTGGGTGCTGGAGAACCACAAGGCGCCTTGTGGCGCGGGCGTCGCGGCGTCGGTGTGTCCGCCGATCAAGGTGACCAACAACTCCTACGGCCCGAGCGGCGGCGGCGCCTTCGACCCGAACTCGGCGACGGTGAAGCTACAGCGCGCTCTCGCCGCGGAAGGCGTCGTCACGGTGTGGGCGAACGGGAACGACGGCGGCGACGGTTCGGCGAACCTCTCCAACCCGCCGGGGCAGGACCAGACGCCGGGCGTGCTTTCCGCGGCGTCGTTCAACGACCAGGGCACCGGCACCCGCGACGGCACGGTGTCCGACTTCTCCTCGCGCGGCCTCAAGACCGACCAGGCGAGCTGGCCCGACGTTTCCGCGCCGGGGGAGAACATCCTCTCGGCGTGCCGTCCGACGCAGCCGATCTGCACGCAGGGCCTCCAGCCCAAGAACGGCCCGGGACTCCTGGATCTCGGCACCTACAACGTGATCAGCGGGACCTCGATGGCGGCGCCGCAGATCACCGGGATCGTCGCGCAGCTGTTCCAGGTCGCGCCGAACGCGAGCCCGGGTGACATCGAGGCCGCGATCAAGGGCACGGCGTACAAGTTCGCGAATGGCTCGCCGTACGTGGCCTCCGGGCCGTACACGTCGAGCTTCGACAAGGGAGCCGGCCTGGTGGACACCTTCGCCGCGGCGAAGTCCCTCGGCGCCCAGGGCTGA